One genomic segment of Stigmatopora argus isolate UIUO_Sarg chromosome 18, RoL_Sarg_1.0, whole genome shotgun sequence includes these proteins:
- the pigf gene encoding phosphatidylinositol-glycan biosynthesis class F protein, translated as MWDHEIRAMVSAHAITASSVLVATVALAVLVPGFSLYGTHLLWIYSVSGAVATVTVAIFWLLGISLPTRKHSLGYKLSRLIRSCFYFFLSCLFFHTLLVLYGAPLIDSAMETFSLAVLLSSLTTLRCLCMLGPNVQAWIRVFSRHGAMSVWDTCLQITVALTGLGTWFGAFAMPLDWNRPWQAWPISCSLGAMSGFLSGLVVAPTYIHFHRKQLTYKCK; from the exons ATGTGGGACCACGAGATCCGTGCGATGGTGAGCGCCCACGCCATCACCGCCTCCTCGGTGCTTGTGGCTACGGTTGCGCTAGCCGTTCTCGTCCCGGGGTTCTCCTTGTACGGTACCCACCTGCTGTGGATCTACTCGGTGTCCGGTGCCGTGGCCACGGTCACCGTCGCCATCTTCTGGTTGCTTGGCATCTCGCTGCCGACTAGGAAGCACTCGCTGGGATACAAG CTGTCCAGGTTGATTCGTTCCTGCTTTTACTTCTTCCTGTCCTGCTTGTTCTTCCACACCTTGCTGGTCCTCTATGGAGCTCCACTAATAGA TTCGGCTATGGAGACCTTTTCCCTGGCTGTCCTGCTGTCTTCACTCACCACGCTCCGCTGCCTCTGCATGCTTGGCCCAAACGTCCAGGCTTGGATCCGGGTTTTCAGTCGACATGG GGCTATGTCTGTTTGGGACACTTGCCTCCAGATTACAGTGGCCTTGACGGGTTTGGGCACCTGGTTTGGTGCCTTCGCCATGCCCCTGGACTGGAACAGACCTTGGCAG GCTTGGCCAATCTCGTGCAGCCTTGGCGCAATGTCAGGTTTCCTCTCTGGTCTCGTGGTGGCGCCCACTTACATCCACTTCCATCGCAAGCAGCTCACCTACAAGTGTAAATGA
- the cript gene encoding cysteine-rich PDZ-binding protein, whose product MVCEKCEKKLGRVITPDTWKDGARNTIESGGRKRNENKLLTSKKARFDPYSKSGFTTCRICKSSVHQVGSHYCQGCAYKKGICAMCGKKVLDTTNYKQTSV is encoded by the exons ATGGTTTGTGAAAAAT GCGAGAAGAAGCTTGGTAGAGTTATTACCCCGGACACGTGGAAGGACGGAGCACGGAATACGATAG AGAGTGGCGGCCGCAAACGCAATGAAAACAAGTTGCTGACGTCGAAGAAAGCCAG GTTCGACCCATACAGCAAGTCCGGCTTCACCACGTGTCGTATCTGTAAGAGCTCGGTCCATCAGGTGGGCTCGCATTATTGCCAAGGCTGCGCTTACAAAAAAG GAATCTGCGCCATGTGCGGCAAGAAGGTCCTCGACACCACAAACTACAAGCAGACATCAGTGTGA